The Rosa rugosa chromosome 3, drRosRugo1.1, whole genome shotgun sequence sequence ACTTGAAATTCCAAAATATGTCAGTGACTTGTATAACAATGACATGGTCAAGGACTTGCAATGTAACatggtcaatgacatgaatataACAATGATTAGCCAGTGACTTGACATGTTCATGTTCCATTTGggtcattttgggtccaaacagccatgtcaatgacaatgtcagttacatgatcagttacagaCATTGTAAGtcacatgatcaattacatgatcagttacatggtcagttacatacattgtaagtgacatagtcagttacatacattgtaagttacatggtcagttacatgatcagttacatggtcagttacatacattgtaagttacatggtcagttacatggtcagttacatacattgtaagtgacatggtcagttacatacattgtaagttacatggtcagttacatgatcagttacatggtcagttacatacattgtaagtaacatggtcagttacatgatcagttacataatttgtgacatgaggttaacagtgacttggccataGATTGGCAGTGACATGGTCCATGACTTTGCTGGTGACTTGATGTTAACAATGATTTCGTCAAGGATTGATagtgacatgttcatgattgtgacatggccagtaactTAGCCAGTGACTTGAAGTTAACAGTGACGTAGCcagggattgacagtgacatggtcaatgacATAGTTTCTGAAACTCATTAACTAAATTGTTGGAGACAAAATTCAGGCTATATGATTACAGTAAACCTATTATATAATGTCTTAACTTCAACAAAGGAAATTATTGCGTCATGGAAGGCTAAAAAGCCTATTAGGTGTAAAAGTATTAAGCAACCGACAAATTCAAAGAATGCAAGAGACCACTTCAATTCTTGTGAGCTGGTGAATGTGATCTGCTACGGCATTTTGTCGAATATGTATGCGACTATTATATAAACTTTCTTCCTTTGGGACAAACGGAGACCGGAAAAAGTAGGGCCTGTAGTCCAAAAGATTGGGTGCTTACTGATGACCCGAGTGAAACTACAAATGTGACTAGATGAGTTGCAAGCCTTTTGGCAGGAAATGCCCCCAATGTCATCATATGCAACAAGGTAAAATCCCAAGTTCATATCATCATAAATTCCCTGCAAACAGAGACAATTGACAAGGATTAAATTGAGTCACACTTGATATCTCTTCTGAATCCACCATTGGGTAATAAGAaatcaagaaaaagaagcaagaatATAACAAAATCAATCAGTTAACCCGGCCTAGAGCTGCTATCTCAAAGTTAGCTGATTATGTTCCTAAAAATGATTGATCCAACAATGCCCATTAGTTTGAAAATTCTACTAAACCAATTCAAAGAATGATAAGCATCAACTATAATTCTTCCAAGCACTAAAAAACAATGGCTTCATGTAGACAGACTTCCTTCATAACAAAAAACATAATTTTCAATTGAGCCACACTTCAAAACACTTTTAGGCCTGGCATGTATGTTCTAGTACCTAGTTTTGACAACGCCTAATATATGCTAAAGATGTAAAACAATCCATAATTTTGACAAGCCTATAAAGCAAAGAGATACTGCAACGTACTAATAAACCCCCTTGTATATAATTATCAAGAAAAGAAGTTGAATAATATATCAACATCTCACACCAGACTTGAACCACCATAAACACATCATGTCAGGTTTGAAAATGAGCTAAATAAATGACATAGCTGGCAGCATCAAATACGACCTTTCCATTCCCTCTATGGTTACACAGTTTTGAAGCCACAATCTCAGAAAGTAACTGACTTGGCGATTATGAGGCAGAACATGCCAATACAAAGAAATTTGTTGATGAATTATAACAAAAATCCCATCAACAAGGGAAGCAAGACCATACAATTTTCATGCGTTACAGCTAAGATTCAATCATCTTAACACATATAACAGGGAAATCAATCATCCTAAGATTCAATTAAACAATAATTAAATGAATTAACCTAATGACTCAATTAAGTATCTAAAGTATTCAAATTTCTGATCCAAAACACAACAATTCAGGATTGCGAAACCAGATCAAACAagttgaatcaaaatggagagaGATGCGAGCTTATGTTGATGTCATCGTCGACTGAGGAGATCTCCTTGGTGGCCTTCTGGCTGAACGAGTAGGACCTCGCCTTGTTCATAATCTGATCCTTGCAATTTCAATCCTTCCATTCTCGCCGAGGGCGACGTGTTTCAGCTTGATCACGGCgaaagacgaagaagaagaaaaagtgacGTGATCAAGGCGAAGAGCGATGGTGCCAGAGATCgagaaaaagagaacaaagCTCTGGATTGAAGATCCAAAACTGAGATTTCAGATCGTCATAGAGAGAGACCAAGCGCAAATCGAATCAAGCTTTCTgatcaaaagagagagagaaaattagatatctaaaattttgaatgaaAAGTTATAAACGTGTACTGCCTTGAAGGGCATACttggaatcaaaaaaattaaaaattgaccttttttaacatcacctcaTCATTTATAAGGACtatattaatattactaacaatttgttatggacctttttatcaagtgggaaactaagTGATCTTTTTATTATTTCATACTCTAATATGACCTTTTGCATCATTtccctttatttttaatagGTCTTAATGTGAATTACATCAAACCTGACTCAATCTTTTTACTAAACGGGTTGTTTATTTCGTGTTAACGAGTTGACATGCAAATGACCCGTTATTAAATGACTCTTGATGATTGACATGCAAATAACCTGCTTTTTAATTGTGTGGGTTCAACCCgttttatttcgtgcgggtttcaaGTCTTGTTATTTGGTCGTGTCTGAATTAATAGCCTTAATAGGAAGTGTACATACCAGCAGTTGAACTACAAGGTTTGACACCATCACTAGACCTCGTGGGACTACCCAAAGACCATACTGGACCTCGGGCCCAGCACCCTCCTTTCCGGTGCTCCCAACGAGCAACACCTTGAGTCATAAAGGGCCCGAGGCTGCACAGCAGAGCTCCGCAAAGTACACACCAGAAACTGATGTAACTATAAAGGGACAAGTTGTACCACATCGAAGAAATGGGAAACTCCTTCCCATGCTCAAAGTATAAGAAACCAACACAACCTCCGACAGGGGGGTAATAACTTCTTTCCCTTACTATTTACTCTgtcaaaatatatatagaaCCTAGGGCTGGGATCGGTTCTGTTTTTGGCATTTTTTGCCGGAACCGAAACCGATATATTTTTTCCGGTTCGGCGTGGTCGTTTTTTTTTGCCGGAACTgtatttttcggttcggttatAGCTTATAACCAGTTCCTGTATAGAGTAAGAAAACAACAAAGCTATCTAGATTGGAGAAGAATATGGGGAAGAAACTGGAACTGGAAATTGAGAAGTGATGAAGATGAACTGGAAATCCCGATTCGGGGTGAACAAAGTGAGTTTTTTATTGTTGggtatttttttattgtttttgggtaaAAAAGCATGGGATAGTGGGCAATGGGCTGCACAATATGGCTtttgttttttgctttttaatgTTTAACCTAGTTACTTTTGTACATTCACCACTAAATATCAATTAGAAAATCCCCTACTTGCAGTCTCAAAAGAAGGGGGCGGACCCTTTCCTACTTTTATACAGTATAATAACCAAAAGATGATTCTCATTCACTCGGCCTTCACAAAATGACGCGAAAGCAACTTCCCAATCTCCAAAAAATTGACCCTTTCCTTCCCTTCAAACAACTCCTTCAACTTGTTATTGCAAATGATCTCCCTCTTGTTGGCAGGATTCTTCAGGTTGTGGAGCTTGATGTGGCTCCAAATATGCCTCATGGCCTTGGCTCTAGAGGACTCAAGGGCGTCGCCGAGAAAGCTGCAGCCTCTGAAAACgtgtgttttgacttttgatcgTTTTGTACTGCATACATCGGTTCTGAGGGATGAAAGACAAAGgaaaccgagaccgaaccgatacCAGCTTTCTCGGGTCGGTTTATGTATGGAACCAGAAATCTCATATCAAGAACCGGGCCGAACCGCACAGAATCGACCATTTCGGGTCGGTTTCTCGGATTTTCGGTTCAAAAATCTCAGCCCTAATAGAACctcactcaagcatcggagGGGCATAAACCGTCCAGTACGGTTTATTCCTTTAACATTGTGTGTTCTGTTCAAACAAGGACTGGGAGTTATATTGGTACCTGTCAATGGTATAACATTCTGGGTGACGTACCCGGAAAAATCCACCAGAAACATGAAGGAACCGAATCCTTGATAATCATGACCAATTTTTCCATAGCTAATCGGGTAAGTTTAATTTGTTACTTGTACTATATAGATCACATGTGTGTGTGCAGGGCAGATTCTGACTTTTTAGAGGCTTGAGGCAAATATtcatatgaattttttttctaaaataaattaaatccaAAAACACTAGTAGCaatattattttcttatttatttttttataagcGTAAAAAAATATGCATAATTAATTCCCTACCGGCTTATATAatttagaaaatagaaaatattaataaacaaaaatacaaatgtaattatagaaaaaaaaaaaaagatttaatatcattttttgtaacaaaaatagaaaagaattaaaaaaaacaagtacactgctccaaagccacttcgATTCTCCCATAAGGAAAGGCGGAAAGCTAAGCAAACCAGCATCTGATTTCTGCTTCTCACTCTCTCTTAATTCACTTGCACCGATTTTGGGTCATCTTCATCCTCGAGATTCCATCCATGGAGAAAGTCAGAAGACCATCGCACGCCGGTTCTTGGTACACCGACAACCGTCAGTATCTCTCTCTTACACTCTAATTCCTTCCTTCTGTCTTGCCCAGAAATAGTAACCCAGAAAATTTAATTCATATGCATAGATTATTACTACATCAATTATTAGAGGCGTTTGTTAAAGTCATcaaatttgttttttcttctttgttaatTAGAGAGTGAGAATTAGCTTATTGGGTTTAAAGATATGATTTTTATGCTTAAAGATTTGATCTTTCAGCTAAAAAGTTAGCAGAAGAGCTTGAAGGGTGGCTCAGAGAGTCTGGGCTCACCAAGTCTCCTGATGTACGAGGTGTCATTGCTCCGTGAGTTCAATTTCAAGTAACTtctttttgaatttgttttgtgattctTAATGCAGAAATTAACATTTTGTTTGATTCTTGTGTGGAATTTCAGGCATGCAGGTTATTCATATTCGGGTCGTGCTGCTGCCTATGCATTTGGCAACATTGACCCAACAAACATGTGAGAGTTATGTTGTCATGGTTTCTCATTAGTTCTCTAGATGTAGTAGGAGCTGATTACATTATAGCATTGTGCGGCGATTCATGTTTAAAGCCATAAAGATTATTTGGCATTCCAATGAGTTCCACAACATGTTGCTAATTTTGTGAGAAACTTGCCTTGTCAGTACCCGGGTGTTCCTTCTTGGTCCATCTCATCACTATTACACTCCAAAGTGTGCCGTTTCAACAGCCACAGTTTACAGGACCCCCATTGGAGACCTACCTGTTGATTTGGAAGGTACGGGGATTTTCAAAGTTGGATTACAGTGTGTTCGTGGTTTAGCATTCCTGTGTTAGATAAGCCTTGATGATGAATGCACTGTAGTTTCTCTTAATATAGTGGAGATTGTGTGTATAGTAACTTGGGGCATGACTTGCATCTCAGTTTAAGtggattctttttttttaattgttccTGCTGAGGAAATTTTCAGAAGATACCCATCATTAACTTCTTGTTGAATTATTCAATGCTTCAGTGTAGGAGTTTACTACATTTCTGTTCACTTTTGAGGGGGGTTTTCTATAATTTATTTGTTACCACTTTTCAGTGATTGATGAGCTAAAAGCTACTGGAAAATTCGAAACCATGGATATTCGTGTTGATGAGGCTGAACATAGCATGGAAATGCATTTACCATATCTTGCTAAAGTTTTTGAAGGGTACTGTTTTCATTTTCATGTAGAATAGTTATATTCTTTAATCATTTCTAGAAGGAATAATTTTTGGGGATACTTGTATGCAGGCACCCAGTTAAAGTTGTACCAATTTTGGTTGGTGCTCTTAAAGCTGAAGCAGAAGCTATGTATGGACAGCTCCTTGCCAAATATGTAGATGATCCAAAAAATTTCTTCTCTGTGTCATCAGACTTTTGTCATTGGGGATCTCGGTATGTTCCATTCATAGTTTTGTGTACAAGTTTGGTCTTGGTCTTTGCTAGCTAGCACAAGTGCCAATGTCAATGCATATCTAAATTAAATGCTCTGGATTAGATGAGGCCATCTTACGGTATCGGTGTGTCGCCCTGAGAGATAGGCGCATATGTGTTGTAGGCTCTCAAACTCTATCACACACAGACACATACTGACAGCTGGTATTGCATTTGGGAACCTACCTATTACTTTTAGAGCATTTTTACCCAGGAAAACAATGCAGTGGTTTGATGCAATTTAAATATTACTTACAAATTACACACTCAATATATCATTATGAATGCTATTTCATAGTAATATGAATTGATTTGTTAAGATGACGGTTAGCATGATTTGCTTATTCTCTTCTCCTGCCATGCTTTCTGAATATATGCATGAAGCTGGGCAGATGTTAACCGTGCCTGAGTTTGCTGTTCTTTGTCAGGTTCAACTACGTGCATTATGACAAGAAACATGGGGCCATACACAGATCCATTGAGGCTTTGGACAGGATGGGAATGGATATAATAGAAACAGGAAATCCTGATGCATTCAAACAGTATCTGTCAGAGTATGATAACACCATTTGTGGGCGCCATCCAATAAGCGTTTTTCTTCATGTAAGTTCCCCATATAGTTCCATTAGTCTCTGAAAGGGAAGCTATCTTTCTTAATTTTGGCAAGAATATCACATTTCAACTGATGCGAGAAAATGGCCTCCTAGGATGATAAAAAGGCTATAGATATAATTTGACTATTTGGACCTGTTCTAGGGATATATTGCTGTTTTCAGCTCTAATACTTTTGCTATCAATATAAAACACCGGTATCCTTTTAAAAAATTTCATATGTATCTAGGACCTTAGACCATTCTCTCTGGAGAGAAGTATAATGAAAGCAACATCTATTTCCATGTTATTTCTCATTTATGTTGACATATTAGTGATCGGCCATTTTGCTGAAGAATTGAACTTAGTTACCTAAACTACAAAGTGCTTCTTTTCCATTGCTTGTAGAggcttttttttcttcttttttttcattttttttcgtttttactttttaatttttcacCTTTCAATTATACTACTCTGACTGCAGATGCTGAGAAACTGCTCAACAAACATAAAGATCAATTTCCTCCGTTATGAGCAGTCAAGTCAGTGCAAAACTATGAGGGACAGCAGTGTAAGCTATGCATCCGCAGCAGCAAAGTTGGATGCTTGAAGATTTATTCCATCAAGACATTCAgcaatttaatttttttcaagTCAACTGTAATGCTTAACTCGAGTAAATATGCATTTCATGAACAACCGTCCCTGCTTGTAGATACTTATATAAGGATCATGTTGCCTCACGCATTGGTTTATCTTTTTAATCTTGAAAGGCTGGAATACTCGAGCCCAAACTATGAAATAGTGACAGGGATCAATGGTCCTCTTCCTTTTCTCTGCCATCTATATATAcatctataatttttttttttttgttggatgaAAATCTATAATATTTCGTCTGGTAATGTTTCGTTTGGTGACTTGAGTTTTGGTTCGAAAGACTCGGTAGGAAGACGTTGAAATCCTATACTGATCTTgtgaatttaaattttttaactAAGGTCACCTTGGGTAGCTTAGCATAAAGCATTAGTATATATGGGTTTATGTGTAGTAGTGGATGAGTTCAATAACAGATTTTTTAGAACCTTTAAAAGGTGATCGATCTGCATTTGCACAAAATAACAGTTGAAAGCTGAAACAGAACCAACGAGTACAACTTTTTCATTGAAGTCACAAAATTACGCAAACTATAGAGTTTCTTAGACTTAAAATTGTTTCTCAGATTTATTCATACAAGAAGCCCCGAAAGGTAGATTTTGCAGGCGCACTGCTCTCCAAATTCCTTTTAACCGTTGGCAATATACCCCATTTGCCTTCTGATTCTAAAGGCTCAAGCACATGAACTTCACCATTAGAGAGTCCAACGGCAAACTGGGTTGGTTTTTGTGGATGCCCAGCAATGACGACTGGGTACACAGTATAACTGCAACTAGCAACAACCAAAAACAACATGAGCCCAACGGGAGTTTACTGATTAGACCACAGTTCATTAGGGTAAAGGGTCGATTCTCCAAGGTAGAAAATCTACTGTTTTAAGAGAACCATTTCGTAGCAGTATGTCCATGTCTATTTGATTAGTATGTGCAAAAGATTTTTAGCAATTAGTTTAGTTTTATATTTATacgcatgcatatatatatatatatatatatatatatatatatatatagtggaaATGAAATTTATACGCATACATGTTACTAGAAACCTGGAATATTCTATGGGAAAGCCTAAAAAAGAATGAATGGTGAGCTGGAGAAGCCACTAGCTACCAGATAATGAAGCAAGGGTATACCTTATATCGGTAGGAAGGTAAGCGGAGGGCTTGATTAGACAGCATAGTACAAGAACAGAAGCGTCAAATATGCCTATGGTTCCATCCACAAAGCTGGCATATACTGTCTGGCTATCACATGAGAACGTTGCATGGGAAATTGGTACAGAAGAATCTGAGACCCACTGCACATACAAAGAAAATTTGATCATTATATCCTCAAACAGATCATGATACATCTGTTAGCGAGAGACAAACCTCGTTTACACATCCTAGTTCTTTCACTTCGTATATTGCAAGGTGATTCTTGTGTACGATTAGGAAATGCAGCTGATCCTTGTGAAACTGGACATGGGTATCTGAGTCTGATAATGCTCTCAATTTGTTCCAATCTGGAATCTGCAGCACTTGGCTTCTCTGTATTTTCCACTCATCAGCATTCCACACAAAAATCTGCAGGGAGAAAATTAAATGACATAAATGATCTTGACTTAATAAGTTAATACTAGGTATCATACTTTATATTTTAAAGAAGTCTGCAAGTATTTCTTTCTTTAGTTCTTTCTTAAAAGAGTCTTCCTCTTTACCTGAGCATCAGCACCAGAAGAAACAAGTGATTTCATAGAGGTAGAGAAGGCAAGGGAAGTGACTCTTTTGGTGTGACCAGCAAGCGTTTTTGTGACCTGAAAAATGAAGGCAATTAGGACCAACATTCTGGGTTTACTTCATGACAGCGTCATCAATTGTTTCTACAAGTACACTAGTTACCTTATCCAAGCGAGCATTATATATCATAATTGTGGAATCATCCATGCCAATAGCAACTACATTGTTGTCTCGAGGATCAAAAGCAAGGCATGTTGCTGCAGGTGGTGGAGCCATGACTTTCCTCATTGTCTGTGTTGTAAAACAAAGAAGTCTAAGAATACAATCAGGTAGATTTTAGATTAGTACTTTTGTCTTGAGTTTACCTTAAACGATATAACATTAAAAAGGGAGATCATCCCTCCTGATGCTGACATAAGATATGAATCATTCTTGGACAAAGCAAAGCATGGCATGGCCTCTTCAGGGTTGGTGCTGGAAAGGTCATTGCTCATCAGCTGTAAGCCACTCGTTGGTCGCCATAAAAGAGGTTGAACCTTGGTAGTTGCCTACATTAAGTATCATCGATCAGAATCACATAACTAACTAATTCCAGTTTGCAAAAGAGAAAATGGGACTtcaaatggaaaaaaaaaaaaaaaaaaaaaaaaaactattggcTGTTGCCCACTTCATCACCTTTCCACTAGAACTAAGATCGTTCTGCGGCCATTTCCAGAGTAGATGAATGGCATTTGATGTTaatgccaaaatggcatcaccGGCATTGGTGTAGATCAGCTTGGATATCTGCATTGCCAAAGACAATGCTAATGAAAAGCTACTGAAACATTTGAAAATTAACTACTGAAACCTAATACGTGAATTCCCAAAATGTTGAGACTATAAATCCTCTCAATTATTTTCACCAATTTGACATGAACTAAACAGTACATAATCATCATCATTCTCCGtttggaagaagaaatctgCTAAAGTTTACGCTGTAAATGGCCATCCAAGAGACATGGTTCATGAAGAAAACATATAATCTTGGTAGATGGACTAAAGAAgttagagaaaataaaatgacaGAGAACGAAAATAAGTTCATACCTTGGTTCTTTTGACATCAGCACATAGCTGCAAAGATTGGCATTGAGAAGGTCTCTCAATAGTTTCCCATGCCTTTTCTCCGTAAGTGGCTTCTCCTGTTGTTTTTGAATTCACTTCTGCCACATTCCCATTCTACAGAATTCAAGTCTATTTTGGTTATACATGCTAAGAGATACTTTTAATTTCAAGGTAATGAAGAAAGATAGACCGTTTCAAAACATTAAACATtcataccaaaaaaaaacaaaaaacaaaaacaattttcTCCAACATGAGGACATCAGCACCAAATCACCAATAGCAAGGCAGATAAAATTAAATGCATTATCAGGAAAGTATTCAATAACACACAACAAAGAGGTAGACGCTTTGAGATGCTGACCTTTCTTGAAGTTTCAGATTCAACTCCAGAGGCATCGATAGAATCATTCCCACATCCTTGCAGCAAATCAAGACCATTAGCATTTGCCAGTATCTTGATTTGGTTTCCACTTGAAGAAACAGCTAATAGGGTGCCATCACTGTTGAAGCGAATATGTGGATTTGCCTATTTAGCGATAAAGGAGAAAATAAATGACTAATATTGCTCCTTTTATCATCTAGCCAATGAAATTTGAATACTGGTTGGAATCATAAAAATTTAAAAGCCAATTGAAAAAAGATCTTCATACACCGATATTCTTCTAGGAAAAGATAAGCTTAATGAACTTACTGGCAATCCACCATCAGCATCAATGGTATTCAAAAGTTGAGTGTTGTCCATATGCCAAAATTTAACCATATGGTCATCACCAGCAGCCAAAAGCTGGTTCCTGGTTATATCGAATTGCACGGCAGACAATGGGTTTGGCCCAAGTCCTTTGTAAACTCTTTTGAAACAACCAACAGTATCATCCCATTCGACAAGATATGATTCCCCTCTTTTACTGGTTCCACATGAAAAAAGCCTACACAAACAATATTTCAATGAAACTAGCATTACTTTTCACACGTATCAAtctgggaaagaaaaaaaaaaggttattgCAGTCCAGGCTATTTAAGTTGACCTCTCATCAGCACTGTAAGCCATTTTGGTGCAACCAAGACCAGGAGCATCATAATCAATTCTGTCTCCTAAATTGTCATATAACCACACTTTGATCCTGCCAACTGTTGAGACTGAAAAGATAAACTGTACCATGAAGTATGAGAAAGTGTCACATAATATACAGTAAACAGAGTTCATCAAAGGATTAAAAACGAGCAATCATAGCCAAAGTAACCCTTACAGGGATATTATCTTTGATATGAGGACAGATGGAATAAACAGGAGCATCATGACCTTCAAAAGTAAAGCATCGGTTACCACTAACCACATCCCACACCTTAAACATACATTAAAGAATGAGCCATCAGTATCACCACGACATGAAATTCAACTATCTGATGTAAAAAAACCAACCTTGATGGTCCTGTCATCACCACATGTTATGACCAAAAGTTCCCCTTCAGGAGAAGAGAATGCTAAATCATTTACACCACCCAAATGAGCATCAATCTACATATGAAAAATTCACTGGCAGATTTAAAATCACATACTCCTGGAGAATTTCATTTTGAGAATTTATATTTTCTCTAACAACTTACTTCCAATATTTGATCCAGTTCATCTCCTCCAATATAAGAATACAATTGCACAACATGTTTTGAATATGCAACCCCTGTCAAAACGACAAGCATTAAAGTAGCGAAAAtgaactagaaaaaaaaaaattaaaataaaaaactataaAACACTCAACTATTTAAGTCTCCTAACATTCTTACCAAATAAGAAACCATCCGGACTCCATAACACACGATTAACAGAGACATGTGAATCTTTTTCTAGTGCTACCTGCATATAATTATCATGGGTTAAAATGTCTGATCATGTAAAAAAGGTTGAAAGGGTCACATCCAGAAGCATACACACCTTTAAGGCCATCGAGCATGCTCCAAGATCCCAAACATTAAAGTTTCTGGCAACCATTTTTCCACCGCAGTTAATATCCCACAGTCCTATTTCCCCAGCAGAAGTTCCAACTGAAGAATTGCATTAGAAAAATTCATGAGTGCAATATCACAAATAGTTCTCTCACATAATCACCCTGAAATGGTAGTGTAAACCATAATTTCTCATCAGTCAACCTAGAAGAACAGTAAGCCAAATGGGATGAAAATCCATGCTCACTGGAGAAGACCCCTCATTCAATGTACGGACAACAGTACTGGGAAGATTTTTGGATATGGCAAGTTCCGAGATCTGATTTTGGCCATGATCAGTGATAGTTGACGTTAcctaagaaaatgtaagaaaaaCAAGGTAAAGAAGCTATACAATTTATATTAAGCGACCGTGCACAGAATTTGGATCCACTACCTCATCCCCAGTTACAATGGGCATCCTTTTGGATAAAACATCAGAATCCTCAATAACCTCAGTAGCTGCAGCGATATATATGTCATTAATAGTAACTCTgaaatcaaaaaataaaatggaTAGTAATAGTACACCACGACATTATTGGAACGATTGATTCAATACCTGGGTTCTTTGCAGGGAAAGATCCTCCAATACACGATGCATATTGTGCAATGGTAGATAGACTTGACTTCACAGAACAAGTTGGAGATTGATATGATGTGGTCCGGGAAGGCTAAGCACAAAAGGTTAGAACAATGTTAGAAGAACCCAAAAAGACTATTAAGCAGGAATACCTTGGATAATAACAACATACTCAATGGAGAAATTCAAATCTCTAGAACATATCTTACTTTTGCATTATTTTCAATTGATGGAGAATGTTGTATACAGACCTGTGGGTCACAAACATGATCAATAAAAAGGGTGTCAATGGCTGGATTTGGATGAGGATCTTCACATTGCATATGCTGCCAATTCAAGCTGTCAAGTTAAATATGTAAGTCAGTCCTTCTCCCaataaagataaaaataaaaagacacTAAATCTTACAGCAAAAATAAGAATACTAAATCTTACACCAAATATGTTAAAAATCCAGTTTCTCTCTTAAACAGACATACAAATTAACAAAATATACAATTCAATGTAATTCAACATAAATCAACAaatagaaaggaaaagaagaagaagatgaagaaagattACTGAGTAGAAGTATAACCTTTGGTTAATCAGACGCCGTAATCTCTCGCCTTTTACGATAGGAAATTTCAGTCTACCACGGAAAATTGGATTTGCCTCAATTACCCTCCTGATTTCTTTCATCATAACCTTCCTTGCAGACTTTGTATCTCTATACATAGAGAGTGACTCATGTTCCCTGTTGGTCCCGATAGAAAGTAATAAAGCTGAATGAGAAAGTTACAGTCAGAATGGATGAAATTACATGAA is a genomic window containing:
- the LOC133736412 gene encoding topless-related protein 1-like isoform X3, with protein sequence MSNLSEDLVFLILKYLDEEGYKEAAHMLERESGLYFDMNYFEELVLSGKWDEAEKYLAGFTKLDDNKYSTKIYFEIRKQHYFEALDKKCRAEALDVLTNDLQVFAKGNEELFKEMTQLMTFENIREHESLSMYRDTKSARKVMMKEIRRVIEANPIFRGRLKFPIVKGERLRRLINQSLNWQHMQCEDPHPNPAIDTLFIDHVCDPQPSRTTSYQSPTCSVKSSLSTIAQYASCIGGSFPAKNPATEVIEDSDVLSKRMPIVTGDEVTSTITDHGQNQISELAISKNLPSTVVRTLNEGSSPVSMDFHPIWLTVLLVGTSAGEIGLWDINCGGKMVARNFNVWDLGACSMALKVALEKDSHVSVNRVLWSPDGFLFGVAYSKHVVQLYSYIGGDELDQILEIDAHLGGVNDLAFSSPEGELLVITCGDDRTIKVWDVVSGNRCFTFEGHDAPVYSICPHIKDNIPFIFSVSTVGRIKVWLYDNLGDRIDYDAPGLGCTKMAYSADERLFSCGTSKRGESYLVEWDDTVGCFKRVYKGLGPNPLSAVQFDITRNQLLAAGDDHMVKFWHMDNTQLLNTIDADGGLPANPHIRFNSDGTLLAVSSSGNQIKILANANGLDLLQGCGNDSIDASGVESETSRKNGNVAEVNSKTTGEATYGEKAWETIERPSQCQSLQLCADVKRTKISKLIYTNAGDAILALTSNAIHLLWKWPQNDLSSSGKATTKVQPLLWRPTSGLQLMSNDLSSTNPEEAMPCFALSKNDSYLMSASGGMISLFNVISFKTMRKVMAPPPAATCLAFDPRDNNVVAIGMDDSTIMIYNARLDKVTKTLAGHTKRVTSLAFSTSMKSLVSSGADAQIFVWNADEWKIQRSQVLQIPDWNKLRALSDSDTHVQFHKDQLHFLIVHKNHLAIYEVKELGCVNEWVSDSSVPISHATFSCDSQTVYASFVDGTIGIFDASVLVLCCLIKPSAYLPTDISCSYTVYPVVIAGHPQKPTQFAVGLSNGEVHVLEPLESEGKWGILPTVKRNLESSAPAKSTFRGFLYE